The Choristoneura fumiferana chromosome 10, NRCan_CFum_1, whole genome shotgun sequence genome has a segment encoding these proteins:
- the LOC141431907 gene encoding coiled-coil domain-containing protein 97, whose protein sequence is MSINEMENNNHDESEELDPITDIVDYLVRCAKVSFKNAHIDQKEIRTRDKIQMACDLFRQSPTDFLLQFGKYLAPNHIEYFEKYEPECSNNGYHDCIKELKQYHTDEARHKRVRNRRYNALKKLQDESDYFSEKQMMYRSPLLYEQLVGQYLTEAERKERDGVDTENLTFLNLILETVDRNQMRETKNEQMLEEDLESMDLNKAQKSDDSDDDEQFKRQQWGEFDTPCKQVSFKPKVQSTQTISAPERQLLKEEFFQEMYCSFVEGRDDIDYTTIDNDEQYDDLQQVSQDAEDRYFDSEPNDSENLEEHMKLVSEYGRKNSTGSNSEDPLDLFMKHLNKRQVET, encoded by the coding sequence ATGTCAATCAATGAAATGGAAAATAATAATCATGACGAAAGCGAAGAGTTAGACCCTATTACTGATATTGTGGATTACTTAGTAAGATGTGCCAAGGTATCGTTTAAAAACGCCCACATTGATCAAAAAGAGATACGAACAAGGGATAAGATACAAATGGCTTGTGATCTATTCAGACAATCTCCTACAGACTTTCTTTTGCAATTTGGCAAATACTTGGCCCCGAATCACATAGAATACTTTGAGAAATATGAACCAGAATGCAGTAATAATGGGTATCACGATTGTATTAAGGAATTGAAACAATATCACACTGATGAAGCAAGACACAAAAGAGTAAGAAACAGAAGATACAATGcattgaaaaaattacaagacgAAAGTGACTACTTCAGTGAAAAGCAAATGATGTACCGGAGCCCTTTACTTTATGAGCAGTTGGTGGGGCAGTACCTGACTGAAGCTGAAAGAAAGGAGCGTGACGGAGTGGACACTGAAAAcctcacttttttaaatttaatcttaGAGACTGTTGACAGGAATCAAATGAGAGAAACCAAAAATGAGCAAATGTTAGAAGAGGATCTTGAATCTATGGATCTGAATAAGGCACAAAAAAGTGATgacagtgatgatgatgaacaattcAAAAGACAGCAATGGGGAGAATTTGACACTCCTTGTAAACAGGTCTCTTTTAAACCAAAAGTGCAATCAACACAAACAATTAGTGCTCCAGAAAGGCAACTTCTTAAGGAAGAATTCTTTCAGGAAATGTACTGTAGTTTTGTAGAGGGTCGGGatgatatagattacactaccatagataatgatgAACAGTATGATGATCTACAGCAAGTTTCCCAAGATGCTGAAGATAGGTATTTTGATTCGGAGCCAAATGATTCTGAAAACCTGGAGGAGCACATGAAACTTGTTTCTGAATATGGAAGGAAAAACTCTACTGGTAGCAATTCTGAGGATCCTTTAGACTTATTCATGAAACATCTTAATAAACGACAAGTTGAAACTTAA